In Xiphias gladius isolate SHS-SW01 ecotype Sanya breed wild chromosome 5, ASM1685928v1, whole genome shotgun sequence, the following are encoded in one genomic region:
- the spata13 gene encoding spermatogenesis-associated protein 13 isoform X4 — translation MEEQELAFKAGDVIRVLDASHKDWWWGRGADREAWFPSSFVRVRVNQEDSSTESIESVADQEDPTPRDIHSSQHREQMRTNVVQEIMNTERIYIKHLKDICEGYIRQCRKLPEMFTEQQLKTIFSNIEDLYRFQRQFLRDLDKKYNKVQPHLSEIGSCFLLQGEGFSIYSEYCNTHPAACAELQRLMKLGRYKHFFEACRLLQQMIDISIAGFLLTPVQKICKYPLQLGELLKYTPKDHSDYSGVSKAYEAMKNVASLINERKRRLESVDTIAHWQVAILHWEGPDVLVRSSELIHSGELTRIIRQGKMQQRSFFLFDHQLVFCKKDVLRRDLLHYRERLDMDHTEVVDVPDGRDPVLGLTLRNALRLRQASTLEFVCVLCCRKAQDKQRWLEAFAKERQRVKEDQELGMEISEEQRKQAIVNARRAKQGKIKSIGYSGSVPPHHQNLHPLHQRHITIPTSVPQQQVFSLAEPPKRKPYHLLYSITRSAFFRK, via the exons atggaggagcaggagctggCCTTCAAGGCTGGAGATGTTATCCGTGTCCTGGATGCCTCACATAAGGATTGGTGGTGGGGCAGGGGGGCTGACAGGGAGGCCTGGTTCCCTTCCAGCTTTGTAAGG GTGCGAGTGAACCAGGAAGATTCGAGTACAGAAAGCATAGAGAGTGTGGCAGACCAGGAGGATCCAACTCCCAGGGACATACACAGCTCTCAGCACAGGGAGCAGATGAGAACCAATGTGGTTCAGGAAATCATGAACACTGAACGCATTTACATCAAGCACCTCAAAGACATCTGTGAG GGTTACATCCGACAATGCCGTAAACTCCCGGAAATGTTCACTGAGCAGCAGTTGAAAACCATCTTCAGCAATATAGAGGACCTCTACAGATTTCAGAGGCAGTTTCTGAGAGACCTGGACAAGAAGTACAACAAAGTCCAACCACATCTCAGTGAAATAGGCTCTTGTTTTCTCTTGCAG gGTGAGGGCTTCTCTATCTACTCGGAGTACTGTAACACCCATCCAGCGGCCTGTGCTGAGCTGCAGCGCCTCATGAAGTTGGGCcgatataaacatttttttgaggCCTGCCGGCTCCTCCAGCAGATGATCGACATCTCCATTGCCGGTTTCTTGCTCACGCCCGTCCAGAAGATCTGTAAATACCCCCTGCAGCTGGGAGAACTGCTCAAGTACACCCCTAAGGACCACAG TGACTACAGCGGAGTGAGCAAAGCATATGAGGCTATGAAGAATGTGGCCAGTCTGataaatgagaggaaaagacGGCTAGAGAGTGTTGACACCATCGCTCACTGGCAGGTCGCCATTCTGCACTGGGAG GGACCTGACGTTCTGGTGCGCAGTTCAGAGCTGATCCACTCTGGTGAACTGACTCGAATCATCCGACAAGGCAAAATGCAGCAGCGCAGCTTCTTCCTATTTGACCACCAGCTGGTCTTCTGCAAAAAAGACGTCCTGCGCAGAGACTTGCTCCATTACCGTGAACGGCTGGATATGGACCATACCGAGGTGGTGGACGTGCCCGATGGGCGGGACCCAGTCCTGGGCCTGACCCTGAGGAACGCTCTGCGTTTGCGCCAAGCCTCCACtcttgagtttgtgtgtgtgctgtgctgcaggaaggCCCAGGACAAGCAGAGGTGGTTAGAGGCTTTTGccaaggagagacagagagtcaaGGAAGACCAAGAGTTGG GAATGGAGATCAGtgaagaacaaagaaaacaggctATAGTTAATGCCAGAAGAGCCAAACAAGGAAAGATCAAAt CCATTGGTTACTCTGGTTCTGTCCCACCCCACCACCAAAACCTTCACCCACTTCACCAGCGTCACATCACCATTCCAACCAGTGTGCCTCAGCAACAGGTCTTTTCACTGGCCGAGCCCCCAAAACGAAAGCCTTATCACCTGTTGTACAGCATCACTCGCAGCGCCTTTTTCAGGAAATGA
- the spata13 gene encoding spermatogenesis-associated protein 13 isoform X2 → MVLVHCVPFQCICRGPSPGPGPGPDRENQEVTSEQLGREALLQTDHVSPTTSNSTPPISPTCLSESPTSPTSTTDAAMTSTETSSVKPRRRTGRPRPRPISDYGQLISRTHSIPEEVTELHAEESTENTSLHKHFSHNDTSVNGESPAHCSMNGDIQCRRQRPISVIGVVDVFPPDAEEKDDRLPSPLSRPPIPSHQVPPYRAVSARFRPSALSQSTPIGLDRIGRRRFHRVLSDGVSECSATLDDTVSEEEEGSFDELTDVTPYLQPGVEISVLNEWINSGHTVYAEALWDHVTMEEQELAFKAGDVIRVLDASHKDWWWGRGADREAWFPSSFVRVRVNQEDSSTESIESVADQEDPTPRDIHSSQHREQMRTNVVQEIMNTERIYIKHLKDICEGYIRQCRKLPEMFTEQQLKTIFSNIEDLYRFQRQFLRDLDKKYNKVQPHLSEIGSCFLLQGEGFSIYSEYCNTHPAACAELQRLMKLGRYKHFFEACRLLQQMIDISIAGFLLTPVQKICKYPLQLGELLKYTPKDHSDYSGVSKAYEAMKNVASLINERKRRLESVDTIAHWQVAILHWEGPDVLVRSSELIHSGELTRIIRQGKMQQRSFFLFDHQLVFCKKDVLRRDLLHYRERLDMDHTEVVDVPDGRDPVLGLTLRNALRLRQASTLEFVCVLCCRKAQDKQRWLEAFAKERQRVKEDQELGMEISEEQRKQAIVNARRAKQGKIKSIGYSGSVPPHHQNLHPLHQRHITIPTSVPQQQVFSLAEPPKRKPYHLLYSITRSAFFRK, encoded by the exons ATGGTGCTAGTCCACTGTGTGCCTTTCCAGTGTATATGCCGGGGCCCaagcccaggcccaggcccaggcccagaTCGAGAAAACCAAGAG GTGACATCAGAACAGCTAGGGCGAGAAGCACTTCTCCAAACAGACCATGTCTCACCAACAACCAGTAACAGCACACCACCTATCTCCCCAACATGCCTCTCGGAGTCACCCACATCGCCCACATCAACCACAGATGCAGCCATGACTTCCACAGAAACATCATCTGTCAAGCCCAGGCGAAGGACCGGGCGTCCGAGACCTCGGCCCATTTCTGACTACGGGCAGCTCATTTCCAGGACGCACTCTATTCCTGAGGAAGTGACAGAACTGCATGCTGAGGAAAGTACAGAAAACACATCACTGCATAAACACTTCAGTCATAATGACACCTCTGTGAATGGAGAGAGCCCCGCGCACTGCAGCATGAATGGGGACATTCAGTGCAGGAGGCAACGGCCCATCTCAGTGATAGGAGTTGTGGATGTGTTCCCTCCTGATGCTGAGGAGAAGGATGACCGCCTTCCTTCT CCCCTGTCACGGCCGCCCATCCCCTCCCACCAGGTCCCCCCCTACAGAGCAGTGTCTGCCAGATTCCGCCCCTCAGCCCTCTCCCAGAGCACCCCCATTGGACTGGATCGCATTGGACGGAGAAGGTTCCACAGAGTGCTCAGTG ATGGTGTGTCTGAGTGTTCGGCGACACTTGATGACACCgtgagtgaggaggaggagggcagctTTGATGAGCTCACTGACGTCACGCCCTACCTCCAGCCAGGGGTGGAAATCTCTGTGCTCAACGAG TGGATAAACTCAGGCCACACAGTGTATGCTGAGGCTCTCTGGGACCATGTAACTatggaggagcaggagctggCCTTCAAGGCTGGAGATGTTATCCGTGTCCTGGATGCCTCACATAAGGATTGGTGGTGGGGCAGGGGGGCTGACAGGGAGGCCTGGTTCCCTTCCAGCTTTGTAAGG GTGCGAGTGAACCAGGAAGATTCGAGTACAGAAAGCATAGAGAGTGTGGCAGACCAGGAGGATCCAACTCCCAGGGACATACACAGCTCTCAGCACAGGGAGCAGATGAGAACCAATGTGGTTCAGGAAATCATGAACACTGAACGCATTTACATCAAGCACCTCAAAGACATCTGTGAG GGTTACATCCGACAATGCCGTAAACTCCCGGAAATGTTCACTGAGCAGCAGTTGAAAACCATCTTCAGCAATATAGAGGACCTCTACAGATTTCAGAGGCAGTTTCTGAGAGACCTGGACAAGAAGTACAACAAAGTCCAACCACATCTCAGTGAAATAGGCTCTTGTTTTCTCTTGCAG gGTGAGGGCTTCTCTATCTACTCGGAGTACTGTAACACCCATCCAGCGGCCTGTGCTGAGCTGCAGCGCCTCATGAAGTTGGGCcgatataaacatttttttgaggCCTGCCGGCTCCTCCAGCAGATGATCGACATCTCCATTGCCGGTTTCTTGCTCACGCCCGTCCAGAAGATCTGTAAATACCCCCTGCAGCTGGGAGAACTGCTCAAGTACACCCCTAAGGACCACAG TGACTACAGCGGAGTGAGCAAAGCATATGAGGCTATGAAGAATGTGGCCAGTCTGataaatgagaggaaaagacGGCTAGAGAGTGTTGACACCATCGCTCACTGGCAGGTCGCCATTCTGCACTGGGAG GGACCTGACGTTCTGGTGCGCAGTTCAGAGCTGATCCACTCTGGTGAACTGACTCGAATCATCCGACAAGGCAAAATGCAGCAGCGCAGCTTCTTCCTATTTGACCACCAGCTGGTCTTCTGCAAAAAAGACGTCCTGCGCAGAGACTTGCTCCATTACCGTGAACGGCTGGATATGGACCATACCGAGGTGGTGGACGTGCCCGATGGGCGGGACCCAGTCCTGGGCCTGACCCTGAGGAACGCTCTGCGTTTGCGCCAAGCCTCCACtcttgagtttgtgtgtgtgctgtgctgcaggaaggCCCAGGACAAGCAGAGGTGGTTAGAGGCTTTTGccaaggagagacagagagtcaaGGAAGACCAAGAGTTGG GAATGGAGATCAGtgaagaacaaagaaaacaggctATAGTTAATGCCAGAAGAGCCAAACAAGGAAAGATCAAAt CCATTGGTTACTCTGGTTCTGTCCCACCCCACCACCAAAACCTTCACCCACTTCACCAGCGTCACATCACCATTCCAACCAGTGTGCCTCAGCAACAGGTCTTTTCACTGGCCGAGCCCCCAAAACGAAAGCCTTATCACCTGTTGTACAGCATCACTCGCAGCGCCTTTTTCAGGAAATGA
- the tmprss7 gene encoding transmembrane protease serine 7, with protein MGTEREENKQASRDDDASQQDTASIADVSVEVATVDHTLQRLRRKYRKTRRKPKGLKKLWARLLNIPHLAVIIAVVVFVVVVIMWSLLWVFIFRRESNSGAYFAGMFRLANMEFIPEYRQAESSEFVSMANKIQHVVSNVYKMSSVARLYKQAVISDLSNNNKGGVLVHFWMVFVVPRLKSPAVCEECVGAIFRDSVHTSLKNRSSVGYLLGFPVDIDSILINAVQRSDYTSNAAGSQCVDKMYANLPGARVPLNIFSSWGGVSCHVKLTAVPGSNIRLTITSFLIEPSDCVNDALTVYDALLPMRGRILHRLCEPVSTSFSLVSTSNVMLLSFRMTSGNKTFRGHFEAIAEKMCMSHIETQLEPDITGQIYSPFHPSLLPPQCSCTWKFETSNSALGVALQFQNYVLKPKDMKSCDHGWWKVNEIIFCGNYVGHRTVFRIADHSPDVEFRCSSHNSAQPFQASYSSYNISRPCPESHFLCSTGLCVEKSRRCDGLDDCQDESDEVFCSRPSMNCGSSSPLHPLFVCNGETDCTDGRDEINCTQETTCSAISYQCSSGPCILKKNAKCDGVHDCQDHSDEADCACGRPSPVKKVGLPTGPARIVGGVNSMEGEWPWQVSLHFSGNLYCGASVLSSNWLISAAHCFSKERLSDPRNWNAHLGMLTQGSAKHVAEIQRIVVHEYYNTYTFDYDIALLQLKKPWPSSLGPLVQPVCLPSTSHTVTDSHRCWVTGWGYRSEEDKVLPSVLQKAEVSILSQTECKKSYGPVSPRMLCAGIPSGERDACRGDSGGPLSCQASGGRWFLIGIVSWGAGCGRPNLPGVYTRVNKFTSWIYSHIS; from the exons ATGGGCACAGAGCGTGAGGAGAACAAGCAGGCGAGCAGAGATGATGATGCATCTCAACAGGACACTGCCAGT ATTGCAGATGTGTCTGTGGAGGTGGCCACAGTGGACCACACTCTGCAGAGGCTGCGCAGGAAGTACAGAAAGACCAGACGAAAGCCCAAGGGCCTCAAGAAGCTGTGGGCCCGTCTGTTGAACATCCCGCATCTTGCTGTCATCATCGCAGTGGTGGTGTTTGTGGTGGTGGTTATCATGTGGTCACTGCTATGGGTCTTCATAT TTCGCAGGGAAAGCAACAGTGGAGCGTATTTTGCCGGCATGTTCCGTCTTGCCAACATGGAGTTTATCCCAGAGTACCGCCAGGCAGAATCCAGTGAGTTTGTATCCATGGCAAACAAAATCCAACATGTG GTGAGCAACGTGTACAAGATGTCCTCAGTGGCAAGACTGTACAAGCAAGCTGTCATTTCAGACCTCAG TAACAACAATAAGGGCGGTGTGCTGGTGCATTTCTGGATGGTGTTTGTGGTCCCTCGTCTAAAAAGCCCAGCAGTGTGTGAGGAGTGTGTAGGCGCCATTTTCAGAGACTCTGTCCACACAAGCCTCAAGAACAGGTCCTCTGTAGGCTACCTACTGGGATTTCCAGTTGATATAGACTCCATTCTCATCAATG CTGTTCAGCGCTCAGATTATACATCAAATGCAGCAG GCTCACAGTGTGTAGATAAGATGTATGCCAACCTTCCTGGGGCAAGGGTCCCTTTAAACATCTTTTCATCATGGGGTGGTGTGAGTTGCCATGTAAAGCTCACTGCTGTCCCAGGGTCTAATATCCGTCTGACCATCACCTCGTTCCTCATTGAGCCCAGTGACTGTGTGAATGATGCCCTGACTGTGTACGATGCTCTTCTGCCCATGAGAGGGCGCATTCTACACAG GTTGTGTGAGCCAGTGTCAACCTCCTTCTCCCTTGTCTCTACCTCCAATGTCATGTTGCTGTCCTTCAGAATGACAAGTGGCAACAAGACCTTCAGAGGACATTTTGAGGCCATCGCTGAGAAAA tgtgtatgtctCATATTGAGACCCAGTTGGAGCCTGATATCACTGGTCAGATCTACAGCCCCTTCCACCCCAGCCTGTTGCCCCCTCAGTGCTCCTGCACCTGGAAGTTTGAG ACGTCTAATAGTGCTTTAGGAGTTGCTCTGCAGTTTCAGAACTATGTACTGAAACCAAAGGACATGAAGAGCTGTGACCACGGCTGGTGGAAGGTTAATGAaatcat TTTCTGTGGCAACTACGTGGGACACCGCACGGTGTTTCGGATCGCTGACCACAGCCCAGACGTGGAGTTTCGCTGCAGCTCACATAACTCTGCTCAGCCGTTTCAGGCATCTTACAGCAGCTACAATATCAGCCGAC CCTGTCCAGAGAGCCATTTCCTGTGCTCCACAGGACTGTGTGTGGAGAAGAGCCGACGCTGTGATGGCCTTGATGACTGCCAGGATGAGAGTGACGAGGTCTTCTGCT CGAGGCCCTCAATGAACTGTGGTAGCAGCAgtcctctgcatcctctgtttgtgtgcaatGGAGAGACTGACTGCACTGATGGAAGAGATGAGATCAACTGCACTCAGG aaacAACCTGCTCTGCGATCAGTTATCAGTGCAGCAGTGGCCCTTGCATCCTGAAGAAGAATGCTAAATGTGATGGTGTTCACGACTGTCAGGACCACAGTGATGAGGCGGACTGTG CCTGTGGTCGTCCCTCGCCGGTGAAGAAGGTGGGTTTACCCACAGGCCCTGCACGCATCGTGGGTGGAGTTAACTCTATGGAAGGGGAATGGCCGTGGCAGGTCAGCCTCCATTTCTCTGGTAACCTGTATTGTGGGGCCTCTGTCCTCTCGTCTAACTGGCTCATCTCAGCTGCACACTGCTTCAGCAAGGAAAG GCTGTCTGACCCACGTAACTGGAACGCTCATCTTGGCATGCTGACGCAGGGCAGTGCCAAACACGTGGCTGAGATCCAGCGGATTGTGGTGCACGAGTATTATAACACATACACGTTTGACTATGACATtgccctgctgcagctgaagaaGCCCTGGCCTTCTTCCCTCGGCCCGCTGGTCCAGCCTGTGTGCCTGCCATCCACCTCCCACACTGTCACGGACAGCCACCGTTGCTGGGTCACCGGGTGGGGATACCGCTCTGAGGAGG ACAAGGTGCTGCCCTCAGTCCTACAGAAAGCAGAGGTTTCCATACTGAGTCAGACTGAGTGTAAGAAGAGCTACGGCCCTGTCTCACCACGCATGCTGTGTGCCGGGATCCCTTCTGGAGAGAGGGACGCCTGTAGG ggaGATTCAGGGGGTCCTCTGTCCTGTCAGGCATCAGGGGGTCGCTGGTTCCTGATTGGCATTGTCAGCTGGGGGGCGGGATGTGGAAGACCAAACCTGCCCGGGGTCTACACTAGGGTCAACAAGTTCACCTCTTGGATCTACAGCCATATTAGCTGA
- the spata13 gene encoding spermatogenesis-associated protein 13 isoform X3, which produces MTSTETSSVKPRRRTGRPRPRPISDYGQLISRTHSIPEEVTELHAEESTENTSLHKHFSHNDTSVNGESPAHCSMNGDIQCRRQRPISVIGVVDVFPPDAEEKDDRLPSPLSRPPIPSHQVPPYRAVSARFRPSALSQSTPIGLDRIGRRRFHRVLSDGVSECSATLDDTVSEEEEGSFDELTDVTPYLQPGVEISVLNEWINSGHTVYAEALWDHVTMEEQELAFKAGDVIRVLDASHKDWWWGRGADREAWFPSSFVRVRVNQEDSSTESIESVADQEDPTPRDIHSSQHREQMRTNVVQEIMNTERIYIKHLKDICEGYIRQCRKLPEMFTEQQLKTIFSNIEDLYRFQRQFLRDLDKKYNKVQPHLSEIGSCFLLQGEGFSIYSEYCNTHPAACAELQRLMKLGRYKHFFEACRLLQQMIDISIAGFLLTPVQKICKYPLQLGELLKYTPKDHSDYSGVSKAYEAMKNVASLINERKRRLESVDTIAHWQVAILHWEGPDVLVRSSELIHSGELTRIIRQGKMQQRSFFLFDHQLVFCKKDVLRRDLLHYRERLDMDHTEVVDVPDGRDPVLGLTLRNALRLRQASTLEFVCVLCCRKAQDKQRWLEAFAKERQRVKEDQELGMEISEEQRKQAIVNARRAKQGKIKSIGYSGSVPPHHQNLHPLHQRHITIPTSVPQQQVFSLAEPPKRKPYHLLYSITRSAFFRK; this is translated from the exons ATGACTTCCACAGAAACATCATCTGTCAAGCCCAGGCGAAGGACCGGGCGTCCGAGACCTCGGCCCATTTCTGACTACGGGCAGCTCATTTCCAGGACGCACTCTATTCCTGAGGAAGTGACAGAACTGCATGCTGAGGAAAGTACAGAAAACACATCACTGCATAAACACTTCAGTCATAATGACACCTCTGTGAATGGAGAGAGCCCCGCGCACTGCAGCATGAATGGGGACATTCAGTGCAGGAGGCAACGGCCCATCTCAGTGATAGGAGTTGTGGATGTGTTCCCTCCTGATGCTGAGGAGAAGGATGACCGCCTTCCTTCT CCCCTGTCACGGCCGCCCATCCCCTCCCACCAGGTCCCCCCCTACAGAGCAGTGTCTGCCAGATTCCGCCCCTCAGCCCTCTCCCAGAGCACCCCCATTGGACTGGATCGCATTGGACGGAGAAGGTTCCACAGAGTGCTCAGTG ATGGTGTGTCTGAGTGTTCGGCGACACTTGATGACACCgtgagtgaggaggaggagggcagctTTGATGAGCTCACTGACGTCACGCCCTACCTCCAGCCAGGGGTGGAAATCTCTGTGCTCAACGAG TGGATAAACTCAGGCCACACAGTGTATGCTGAGGCTCTCTGGGACCATGTAACTatggaggagcaggagctggCCTTCAAGGCTGGAGATGTTATCCGTGTCCTGGATGCCTCACATAAGGATTGGTGGTGGGGCAGGGGGGCTGACAGGGAGGCCTGGTTCCCTTCCAGCTTTGTAAGG GTGCGAGTGAACCAGGAAGATTCGAGTACAGAAAGCATAGAGAGTGTGGCAGACCAGGAGGATCCAACTCCCAGGGACATACACAGCTCTCAGCACAGGGAGCAGATGAGAACCAATGTGGTTCAGGAAATCATGAACACTGAACGCATTTACATCAAGCACCTCAAAGACATCTGTGAG GGTTACATCCGACAATGCCGTAAACTCCCGGAAATGTTCACTGAGCAGCAGTTGAAAACCATCTTCAGCAATATAGAGGACCTCTACAGATTTCAGAGGCAGTTTCTGAGAGACCTGGACAAGAAGTACAACAAAGTCCAACCACATCTCAGTGAAATAGGCTCTTGTTTTCTCTTGCAG gGTGAGGGCTTCTCTATCTACTCGGAGTACTGTAACACCCATCCAGCGGCCTGTGCTGAGCTGCAGCGCCTCATGAAGTTGGGCcgatataaacatttttttgaggCCTGCCGGCTCCTCCAGCAGATGATCGACATCTCCATTGCCGGTTTCTTGCTCACGCCCGTCCAGAAGATCTGTAAATACCCCCTGCAGCTGGGAGAACTGCTCAAGTACACCCCTAAGGACCACAG TGACTACAGCGGAGTGAGCAAAGCATATGAGGCTATGAAGAATGTGGCCAGTCTGataaatgagaggaaaagacGGCTAGAGAGTGTTGACACCATCGCTCACTGGCAGGTCGCCATTCTGCACTGGGAG GGACCTGACGTTCTGGTGCGCAGTTCAGAGCTGATCCACTCTGGTGAACTGACTCGAATCATCCGACAAGGCAAAATGCAGCAGCGCAGCTTCTTCCTATTTGACCACCAGCTGGTCTTCTGCAAAAAAGACGTCCTGCGCAGAGACTTGCTCCATTACCGTGAACGGCTGGATATGGACCATACCGAGGTGGTGGACGTGCCCGATGGGCGGGACCCAGTCCTGGGCCTGACCCTGAGGAACGCTCTGCGTTTGCGCCAAGCCTCCACtcttgagtttgtgtgtgtgctgtgctgcaggaaggCCCAGGACAAGCAGAGGTGGTTAGAGGCTTTTGccaaggagagacagagagtcaaGGAAGACCAAGAGTTGG GAATGGAGATCAGtgaagaacaaagaaaacaggctATAGTTAATGCCAGAAGAGCCAAACAAGGAAAGATCAAAt CCATTGGTTACTCTGGTTCTGTCCCACCCCACCACCAAAACCTTCACCCACTTCACCAGCGTCACATCACCATTCCAACCAGTGTGCCTCAGCAACAGGTCTTTTCACTGGCCGAGCCCCCAAAACGAAAGCCTTATCACCTGTTGTACAGCATCACTCGCAGCGCCTTTTTCAGGAAATGA